ggatgcctgtcagggatagaatcatagaatcatagaatcaaagagttggaagagacctcatgggccatccagtccagccccctgccaagaagcaggaatattgcattcaaatcacccctgacaggtggccatccagcccctgtttaaaagcttccaaagaaggagcctccaccacactctggggcagagagttccactgctgaacggctctcacagtcaggaagttcttcctcgtgttcagatggaatctcctctcttgtagtttgaagccattgttccgcgtcctagtctccaaggaagcagaaaacaagcttgctccctcctcgctgtggcttcctctcacatatttatacatggctatcatatctcctctcagccttctcttcttcaggctaaacatgcccagctccttaagccgctcctcatagggcttgttctccagacccttgatcattttagccgccctcctctggacacattccagcttgtcaatatctctcttgaattgtggtgcccagaattggacacaatattccaggtgttgtctaaccaaagcagaatagaggggtagcattacttccctggacctagacactatgctcctattgatgcaggccaaaatcccattgtgggcaaaaggtcaggagagaatgcttctggggcatggctatacagtctggaaaactcacagcaagctgATTAATTGTATATTCGGATTAAATAAGTCGAatattaagaaaataataataaaatgatcaaaggatgatggtggtgatgaggttggaacaggcatgggcaaacttgggccctccaggggttttggacttcaactcccacaattcctaacagcctaccggctgttaggaattgtgggagttgaagtccaaaacccctggagggcccaagtttgcttatGGCTGGGTTAGACGGGAGGGAAAGGCAGTTCTGACCTTGCTCGCAGGGCCCCTTGGCGCGCTGGGCGACGGGCGCCTGCCCTCTGGCCTGGGCGCGGAGGCTGGCGGCGCGGAGCTGGCAGGCGGAAGGGTAGGTGATGCCGTCGCTGCCGCAGACCGGGTAGCGGCTCTTGCACTGGCAGATCCCGGCCCCGCGGGGGGAGCCTTTGGCCGAGGCGCGGCGCCGGCACTCCAGCCCGGCCCCGCACCGCCCCGCTCCCGCTCCCGCGAAGCCGCAGGCCTCTCCCTCTCCGCGGGCGCAGCGCCAGCAGCAGCTCCTGCAGCCGCCCTCGCGCACCTTGCCCAGCGGACAGCCTCCCGGAGGAAGGGCAGGGCAGGAGGAGGGCAGGCAGGGCGGGCAAGGGGACTCcgtcgaggaggaggaggaggagggcaaggaggagaagaagaagaagcaacaggCGCCCAGGAGAAGGACACGCGGGGCGGACA
This genomic interval from Anolis sagrei isolate rAnoSag1 chromosome 2, rAnoSag1.mat, whole genome shotgun sequence contains the following:
- the IGFBP7 gene encoding insulin-like growth factor-binding protein 7, yielding MSAPRVLLLGACCFFFFSSLPSSSSSSTESPCPPCLPSSCPALPPGGCPLGKVREGGCRSCCWRCARGEGEACGFAGAGAGRCGAGLECRRRASAKGSPRGAGICQCKSRYPVCGSDGITYPSACQLRAASLRAQARGQAPVAQRAKGPCEQGPSIVTPPKDIWNITGAQIFLSCEVIGVPTPVLTWNKISRGQYGVQRMELLPGDRDNLAIQTRGGPEKHEVTGWVLISPLSNDDAGEYECHASNSKGEATASAKITIVNSINEIPTKKGDSAEL